A part of Myxococcus landrumus genomic DNA contains:
- a CDS encoding alpha/beta hydrolase: MKWKRVFVAVVGLGVLVSGGLFARAYRHSEAYFHYPRTPPAKPADFAQAQDVRLFTSDGLELRGWYVPSRNRAAVVMAHGLSQTRADLLPEARILADAGYGVLLFDLRAHGESQGEFSTWGDRERLDVKAALEFVRARPDVDPKRVAALGFSIGSAAVAEVAAKDSEVRAVVLLSPFNTLWLAAAYDFRRFGFLTQSAALVPFWRRDIALEEVRTIDAVDHVRPRPLFIVMGSEESGQPLADELFAHVREYAQTWRIQGASHGGFSTVEPTEYPRRLRAFFDAALLEETATP, from the coding sequence ATGAAGTGGAAGCGAGTCTTCGTGGCCGTGGTGGGGTTGGGTGTACTCGTCTCCGGGGGCTTGTTCGCTCGGGCGTATCGGCACTCGGAGGCGTACTTCCACTACCCGAGGACGCCACCGGCGAAGCCCGCGGACTTCGCACAGGCGCAGGATGTGCGGCTGTTCACCTCGGATGGGCTGGAATTGCGTGGCTGGTATGTGCCCTCGCGCAACCGCGCCGCCGTGGTGATGGCTCACGGCCTTTCACAGACACGCGCGGACCTGTTGCCCGAAGCGCGCATCCTCGCGGACGCGGGCTATGGCGTGTTGCTCTTCGACCTGCGCGCCCATGGAGAAAGCCAGGGTGAGTTCTCCACCTGGGGAGACCGTGAGCGGCTGGACGTGAAGGCCGCGCTCGAGTTCGTGCGGGCTCGCCCGGACGTGGACCCGAAGCGGGTGGCGGCGCTGGGGTTCTCCATCGGCTCGGCGGCGGTGGCGGAGGTCGCCGCGAAGGACTCCGAGGTTCGCGCGGTGGTGCTGCTGTCGCCGTTCAACACGCTGTGGCTGGCGGCGGCGTATGACTTCCGGCGCTTCGGCTTCCTCACCCAGTCCGCCGCGCTGGTGCCGTTCTGGCGACGGGACATCGCGCTCGAGGAGGTGCGCACCATCGACGCGGTGGACCACGTCCGGCCCCGGCCCTTGTTCATCGTCATGGGCTCGGAGGAGTCCGGACAGCCGCTCGCGGATGAGCTCTTCGCGCACGTGCGCGAGTACGCCCAGACGTGGCGCATCCAGGGGGCGAGCCATGGCGGCTTCAGCACCGTGGAGCCCACGGAGTATCCGCGCAGGCTCCGGGCCTTCTTCGACGCCGCGTTGCTGGAGGAGACGGCCACGCCCTGA
- a CDS encoding GMC family oxidoreductase, producing MSTSKTIFDAVVVGSGACGGWAAKQLTEAGLNVLVLEAGRSERSDRLLWLWHRIRQKLLGYRAESDDSRKQRQSVQSTTFAWPFHPHAFVDDVDNPYTTPKDAPFAWIRARQVGGRTSVKAHGRQFYRLSDFNFKAGSRDGQGPDWPLTLEDLRPHYETVERWMGIHGNADGLDTLPDSIFASHIPMNPAEQRLKERVERRWPERRVVVRRTASAPVTIPAALKTGRLTLRTHAVVNQVLHDAKTGRASGVSYVDTKTGKTLEAHGRVVVLAAGTIETTRLLLHSTSAAFPDGLGNSSGQLGRNLMDHTYLLGIEARMNLPPEQQRAEQSWAYIPQFRNVTAQEDGFARGYGVQVFTFADTCHFVPFGEMVPRAGNRVTLSATVKDRWGIPAAHIDCRHSDNELKMSADAVASCQEMMKEAGFTVEKVNDALSTPGMAIHEVGTARMGSDPKTSVLNPWNQSWDVSNLYVMDGASFPSQGPQNPTLTMMALAVRASAHIVSELKAGRL from the coding sequence GTGAGCACGTCCAAGACGATTTTCGATGCGGTGGTGGTGGGCTCCGGAGCGTGTGGTGGGTGGGCGGCCAAGCAGCTCACGGAAGCGGGCCTGAATGTCCTCGTGCTGGAGGCGGGCCGCAGTGAGCGCTCGGACCGGCTGCTCTGGCTGTGGCACCGCATCCGGCAGAAGTTGCTGGGCTATCGCGCGGAGTCGGATGACTCACGCAAGCAGCGGCAGTCGGTGCAATCCACCACCTTCGCGTGGCCCTTCCATCCCCACGCCTTCGTGGATGACGTCGACAATCCCTACACCACGCCGAAGGACGCGCCCTTCGCGTGGATTCGCGCGCGGCAGGTCGGCGGGCGCACGTCCGTGAAGGCGCACGGCCGCCAGTTCTATCGGCTGTCTGATTTCAACTTCAAGGCAGGCAGCCGCGACGGACAAGGGCCGGACTGGCCGCTCACCCTCGAGGACCTCCGGCCGCACTACGAGACCGTGGAGCGGTGGATGGGCATCCACGGCAACGCGGATGGGCTGGACACGCTGCCCGACTCCATCTTCGCCTCGCACATCCCGATGAACCCCGCCGAGCAACGGCTGAAGGAGCGCGTCGAGCGCCGCTGGCCGGAGCGCCGCGTGGTGGTCCGCCGCACCGCCTCCGCGCCCGTCACCATCCCCGCGGCGCTGAAGACGGGCCGCCTCACCCTGCGCACCCACGCGGTGGTGAACCAGGTGCTCCACGACGCGAAGACGGGCCGGGCCTCGGGCGTCAGCTACGTCGACACGAAGACGGGGAAGACGCTGGAGGCCCACGGCCGCGTGGTGGTGCTCGCCGCGGGGACCATCGAGACCACGCGCCTGCTCCTGCACTCGACGAGCGCGGCGTTCCCCGACGGCCTGGGCAACTCCTCGGGGCAGCTAGGCCGCAACCTGATGGACCACACGTACCTGCTCGGCATCGAGGCGCGGATGAACCTGCCCCCCGAGCAGCAGCGCGCCGAGCAGAGCTGGGCGTACATCCCCCAGTTCCGCAACGTCACCGCCCAGGAGGACGGCTTCGCGCGAGGCTATGGCGTGCAGGTCTTCACCTTCGCGGACACGTGTCACTTCGTGCCCTTCGGGGAGATGGTGCCGCGCGCGGGCAACCGCGTGACGTTGAGCGCCACGGTGAAGGACCGCTGGGGGATTCCGGCGGCGCACATCGACTGCCGTCACTCGGACAACGAGCTGAAGATGTCCGCGGATGCCGTGGCGTCGTGCCAGGAGATGATGAAGGAAGCGGGCTTCACGGTGGAGAAGGTGAACGACGCGCTCTCCACGCCGGGCATGGCCATCCACGAGGTGGGCACCGCGCGCATGGGCTCGGACCCGAAGACGTCCGTGCTCAACCCGTGGAACCAGAGCTGGGACGTGTCCAACCTCTACGTCATGGACGGCGCCAGCTTCCCCTCACAGGGACCGCAGAACCCCACGCTGACCATGATGGCGCTCGCCGTACGAGCCAGCGCCCACATCGTCAGCGAGCTCAAGGCGGGCAGGCTCTAG
- a CDS encoding multicopper oxidase family protein, whose product MWTSSWCVRALVAGARRIALPLLFITAATSCSKQGAAESPRATQTALREFTGAYPLEARPNGKVRSFDIVAEPTEVELVDGRRLRVWAYNGQVPGPQLRIRLGETLRVRFSNKLPQETTIHWHGVRLPNAMDGVPNATQPPVKPGGTFVYEFTPKDAGTYWFHPHVRGSEQVERGLYGVLIVEDANPPPYSRDVMWVVDDWLLDQTGQVDPRFNTRHDLSHDGRWGNVITVNGRSREVLSVRPGERIRLRMLNSSNGRVVMPDFSGLAAKLIAVDGMYLREPIDPTGIELAPGNRIDLDITFNQSLAAPFTVVDRFSSRRPNSLADIVIEGEPVEPPSFESPARAHVPAWKTGLEVPEHHTFRLNARGGGPLGIEWTIDGKAFVDHAQHHHEEPILTLTQGQFYRLRYVNESARLHPIHHHGMFFRLLARNGVPVDEPFFRDTVLIRGRETVDIAMVPTDVGSWMVHCHILEHAEAGMMALIDVRAR is encoded by the coding sequence GTGTGGACTTCTTCCTGGTGCGTGCGAGCCCTCGTGGCTGGCGCACGTCGTATCGCCCTTCCGCTGCTGTTCATCACGGCCGCCACCTCCTGCTCGAAGCAGGGAGCGGCCGAGTCTCCCCGCGCCACGCAGACAGCGCTGCGTGAGTTCACGGGCGCCTATCCGCTGGAGGCGCGCCCCAACGGGAAGGTCCGCTCGTTCGACATCGTCGCCGAGCCCACCGAGGTCGAGCTCGTGGACGGACGCCGCCTGCGCGTCTGGGCCTACAACGGCCAGGTGCCGGGCCCGCAGCTCCGCATCCGCCTGGGCGAGACGCTGCGAGTCCGCTTCTCCAACAAGCTCCCTCAGGAGACCACCATCCACTGGCACGGCGTGCGTCTGCCCAACGCCATGGACGGAGTGCCGAATGCCACCCAGCCGCCGGTGAAGCCCGGGGGGACGTTCGTCTACGAGTTCACTCCCAAGGACGCGGGCACGTACTGGTTCCATCCGCACGTGCGCGGCAGCGAGCAGGTGGAGCGCGGGCTGTACGGCGTGCTCATCGTCGAGGACGCCAACCCTCCGCCCTACAGCCGCGACGTGATGTGGGTGGTGGACGACTGGCTGCTCGACCAGACGGGGCAGGTGGACCCGCGCTTCAACACGCGCCATGACCTGTCTCACGATGGACGGTGGGGCAACGTCATCACGGTGAACGGGCGCTCTCGCGAGGTGCTGAGCGTGCGCCCGGGTGAGCGCATCCGCTTGCGCATGCTCAACTCGTCGAACGGGCGCGTGGTGATGCCGGACTTCTCGGGGCTGGCCGCGAAGCTCATCGCCGTGGATGGGATGTATCTGCGCGAGCCCATCGACCCCACGGGCATCGAGCTGGCACCCGGCAACCGCATCGACCTGGACATCACCTTCAACCAGAGCCTGGCCGCGCCCTTCACCGTCGTGGACCGGTTCTCCTCACGGCGTCCCAATTCGCTGGCGGACATCGTCATCGAGGGCGAGCCCGTGGAGCCTCCCTCGTTCGAGTCTCCCGCTCGCGCTCATGTCCCCGCATGGAAGACGGGCCTGGAGGTGCCGGAGCACCACACCTTCCGGTTGAACGCTCGCGGGGGTGGCCCGCTCGGCATCGAGTGGACCATCGACGGCAAGGCGTTCGTCGACCATGCGCAGCACCACCACGAAGAGCCGATTCTCACGCTGACGCAGGGCCAGTTCTATCGGCTGCGCTACGTCAACGAGTCGGCCCGGCTGCATCCCATCCACCACCACGGGATGTTCTTCCGGCTGCTCGCTCGCAACGGCGTGCCCGTGGATGAGCCGTTCTTCCGAGACACCGTGCTCATCCGCGGACGCGAGACGGTGGACATCGCCATGGTCCCCACCGACGTGGGCTCGTGGATGGTGCACTGCCACATCCTCGAGCACGCCGAGGCCGGAATGATGGCCCTGATTGACGTGCGCGCCCGCTGA
- the lnt gene encoding apolipoprotein N-acyltransferase: MAATTLALWAFSLLQAPWTVLGWVALVPWLASVDQARTSREALVLGGVLSATFTAVVFSWFPRALHSYSGAPVWLCWMLLLLTAPVFQLQFPVTALARHLARRAVGTRAAWLPPMASVLVFVGVEWLAPKPFADTLGQALVYSERLRQGADLAGAPGLTLVLLLVNECLLAAVNAFRRRGASFALRRLLAAGAIVLALMGYGAVRLHELRAATHAEPLLVVGAVQANITNYEKLKAERGAYEVVRMVLDTHYALSDGLLREAPLDVLVWPETVYPTPFGVPKSEAGAELDAEIAGYVSARAVPLIFGSYDVEDGREFNAAMFLSPSAGEGGAPERAVYRKSKLFPLTEWVPEAIDSEHLRAWLPWTGRWTPGPGPRTVALRRRDGRMLRVAPLICYDTLFPSYVAEEARQDADLLLTLSNDSWFAGTRGPGLHLTHAIFRSIETRRPQVRVTNSGVSALIDASGEVLTDIGDDQRGARVMRVPSAQVRPSLALVWGNWLGPVALVLAVLLLVGAALGGRGTRL, translated from the coding sequence ATGGCCGCCACCACCTTGGCGCTGTGGGCGTTCTCGCTGCTTCAGGCTCCGTGGACCGTGCTGGGCTGGGTGGCGTTGGTGCCGTGGCTCGCGTCGGTGGACCAGGCGCGGACCTCGCGGGAGGCGCTGGTGCTCGGTGGGGTGCTCAGCGCCACGTTCACCGCGGTCGTCTTCTCGTGGTTCCCGAGGGCCCTGCATTCCTATTCGGGGGCGCCGGTCTGGTTGTGCTGGATGCTGTTGCTGCTCACGGCGCCCGTGTTCCAGCTTCAGTTCCCTGTCACCGCGCTCGCGCGGCACCTGGCCCGGCGCGCGGTGGGGACGAGGGCCGCGTGGCTTCCCCCCATGGCGAGCGTGTTGGTGTTCGTGGGCGTGGAGTGGCTGGCGCCCAAGCCCTTCGCGGACACGTTGGGACAGGCGCTCGTGTATTCGGAGCGGCTGCGCCAGGGCGCGGACCTCGCGGGGGCGCCGGGGCTCACGCTCGTGTTGTTGCTCGTCAATGAGTGTCTGCTCGCGGCGGTGAATGCGTTTCGCCGACGAGGGGCTTCGTTCGCGCTGCGTCGGTTGCTCGCGGCCGGGGCCATCGTCCTGGCGTTGATGGGCTATGGCGCCGTCCGGCTTCACGAGCTTCGCGCGGCGACACACGCGGAGCCGTTGCTGGTGGTGGGCGCGGTGCAGGCCAACATCACGAACTACGAGAAGCTCAAGGCGGAGCGGGGCGCGTACGAAGTGGTACGGATGGTGCTCGATACGCACTACGCCCTGTCGGATGGGCTGCTGCGCGAGGCTCCGCTCGATGTGCTCGTCTGGCCCGAGACGGTGTACCCGACGCCCTTCGGTGTGCCCAAGAGCGAGGCGGGCGCGGAGCTCGACGCGGAGATTGCGGGCTATGTCTCCGCTCGCGCCGTGCCGCTCATCTTCGGCTCCTACGACGTGGAGGACGGGCGCGAGTTCAACGCCGCCATGTTCCTGTCTCCCTCGGCGGGGGAGGGCGGTGCACCTGAGCGCGCGGTGTATCGCAAGTCCAAGCTCTTCCCATTGACGGAGTGGGTGCCCGAGGCCATCGACTCGGAACATCTTCGCGCGTGGCTTCCCTGGACGGGGCGCTGGACGCCAGGCCCCGGGCCTCGGACGGTGGCGCTGCGGCGACGGGATGGGCGGATGCTCCGCGTCGCGCCGCTCATCTGCTACGACACCCTCTTCCCCTCGTATGTCGCGGAGGAGGCCCGACAGGACGCGGACCTGCTGCTCACGCTGTCGAATGACTCGTGGTTCGCGGGCACTCGGGGGCCGGGGCTCCACCTCACCCACGCCATCTTCCGCAGCATCGAGACGCGCCGGCCGCAGGTGCGCGTGACGAACTCCGGTGTCTCCGCGCTCATCGATGCCTCCGGGGAGGTGCTCACCGACATCGGGGATGACCAGCGGGGGGCTCGGGTCATGCGGGTGCCCTCGGCGCAGGTGCGCCCCTCGCTTGCCTTGGTGTGGGGCAACTGGCTGGGCCCGGTGGCGCTGGTGCTGGCGGTGCTCCTCCTGGTCGGCGCGGCGCTGGGCGGACGAGGCACCCGGCTCTAG
- a CDS encoding SGNH/GDSL hydrolase family protein, translating into MSFRRNGLSLAAVVAAGAVSGSAMASTINQNTSWTIDRSTSTTKYRIVAYGDSIYAGYNGGLTSVARRAAPVVQGEYLAKIWNTDMEVIRRTKSGARADDIYNNKIVSERSYMQAANTRVVMFEMCGNDYLQARSAFSDQTGTCNYSGLEAALAACTTYTERAMQAINQYATTAKVKIVSNIYYPGFDADNVQTGCKDAGTGASINKQVKFLPLLVRSNWRTCNLADKYGFKCADSFAEMMAADYDSNGDGQVDSEALRYVSGETEDAYVARITGALRGTLRDANTHFVSSSTSYDYIQSDNTHPTYFGTTIGVNIFSGSGSGTGAPQFTDGQVVNGKNPEWNKTGHERMGWEGTRFNPSTP; encoded by the coding sequence ATGTCCTTCCGTCGCAATGGGCTGTCCTTGGCCGCTGTGGTCGCGGCTGGCGCGGTGAGTGGTAGCGCGATGGCGAGCACCATCAACCAGAACACGTCGTGGACCATCGACCGGTCCACGTCCACGACGAAGTACCGCATCGTGGCGTACGGCGACTCCATCTATGCGGGCTACAACGGAGGGCTGACCAGCGTGGCCCGCCGCGCGGCTCCGGTGGTGCAGGGTGAGTACCTGGCGAAAATCTGGAACACGGACATGGAGGTCATCCGCCGCACGAAGTCCGGCGCGCGCGCGGACGACATCTACAACAACAAGATTGTCTCCGAGCGCTCGTACATGCAGGCGGCCAACACGCGCGTCGTGATGTTCGAGATGTGCGGCAATGACTATCTCCAGGCGCGCAGCGCGTTCTCCGACCAGACGGGGACCTGTAACTACAGCGGCCTGGAGGCGGCGCTGGCGGCCTGTACCACGTACACGGAGAGGGCCATGCAGGCCATCAACCAGTACGCGACGACGGCCAAGGTCAAGATTGTCTCCAACATCTACTACCCCGGCTTCGACGCGGACAATGTCCAGACGGGCTGCAAGGACGCCGGGACGGGCGCCTCCATCAACAAGCAGGTGAAGTTCCTCCCGCTGCTGGTGCGCAGCAACTGGCGCACCTGCAACCTGGCGGACAAGTACGGCTTCAAGTGCGCGGACTCGTTCGCGGAGATGATGGCCGCCGACTACGACTCCAACGGCGACGGCCAGGTGGACTCCGAGGCCCTGCGCTACGTCTCCGGTGAGACCGAGGACGCGTACGTGGCTCGCATCACCGGCGCGCTGCGCGGCACGCTGCGCGATGCGAACACGCACTTCGTCAGCTCCAGCACCAGCTACGACTACATCCAGTCGGACAACACCCACCCGACGTACTTCGGCACCACCATCGGCGTGAACATCTTCTCGGGCTCGGGCTCCGGCACGGGCGCGCCCCAGTTCACCGATGGCCAGGTCGTCAACGGGAAGAACCCCGAGTGGAACAAGACCGGCCACGAGCGCATGGGCTGGGAAGGCACGCGCTTCAACCCCTCCACGCCGTGA
- a CDS encoding chloride channel protein → MRWTGSARVLAQWLVLGAVVGVVCGVASAGFLWLLEEATRLRVSNPALVYALPLAGWVLGAVYAKWGGPVRGGNNLVLDTVHTGDAQVPLRMAPMVLVGTVLTHLFGGSAGREGTAVQMGGSLADWIAHRFRVGPDLRRELLAAGIAGGFGSVFGTPVAGAVFGLEVVVVGRLGYEALLPALVASVVGDLVTRGLGIHHTVYPVPGALPLTVPVVGKWLVFAVGVAVVAVLFVEGMHRLKGVLERRVPWLPLRMAMGGTAVVLLWLWVGTDAYLGLGVPGILRAFQDPALPVSAFAWKLVFTVVTLGAGFLGGEVTPLFFMGASLGNVLARGLGLPVDLGAAVGMAALFAAAANTPLALSIMAVELVGAGVLPHVMIVATVAYLLTGHRGIYPAQRIGRSKHGGPLLARWVPLREMEEAREKPGPRGSVGPENHGSG, encoded by the coding sequence GTGCGGTGGACGGGGAGTGCGCGGGTGTTGGCGCAGTGGTTGGTGTTGGGGGCGGTGGTGGGGGTGGTGTGCGGGGTGGCGTCGGCGGGGTTCCTGTGGCTGCTGGAGGAGGCGACGCGGCTCCGGGTGAGCAACCCGGCGCTCGTGTACGCGCTGCCCTTGGCGGGGTGGGTGTTGGGGGCGGTGTACGCGAAGTGGGGAGGGCCGGTGCGAGGGGGCAACAACCTGGTGCTCGACACGGTGCACACGGGGGATGCGCAGGTGCCGTTGCGGATGGCGCCGATGGTGTTGGTGGGGACGGTGTTGACGCACCTGTTTGGAGGCAGTGCGGGGCGGGAGGGGACGGCGGTGCAGATGGGTGGGAGCCTGGCGGACTGGATTGCGCACCGGTTCCGGGTGGGGCCGGACTTGAGGCGGGAGCTGTTGGCGGCGGGAATCGCGGGGGGCTTCGGTTCGGTGTTCGGGACGCCGGTGGCGGGGGCGGTGTTCGGGTTGGAGGTCGTGGTGGTGGGGCGGCTGGGCTACGAGGCGCTGCTGCCGGCGCTGGTGGCGTCGGTGGTGGGGGATTTGGTGACGCGGGGGTTGGGGATTCACCACACGGTGTATCCAGTGCCTGGGGCGTTGCCGTTGACGGTGCCGGTGGTGGGGAAGTGGTTGGTGTTCGCGGTGGGGGTGGCGGTGGTGGCGGTGTTGTTCGTGGAGGGGATGCACCGGCTGAAGGGGGTGTTGGAGCGGCGGGTGCCGTGGTTGCCGCTGCGGATGGCGATGGGTGGCACGGCGGTGGTGCTGTTGTGGCTGTGGGTGGGGACGGACGCGTATCTGGGGTTGGGGGTGCCGGGGATATTGCGAGCGTTCCAGGACCCGGCGCTGCCGGTGTCGGCGTTCGCGTGGAAGCTGGTGTTCACGGTGGTGACGTTGGGAGCGGGGTTCCTCGGGGGCGAGGTGACGCCGCTGTTCTTCATGGGCGCCAGCCTGGGGAACGTGTTGGCGCGGGGGCTCGGGTTGCCCGTGGACCTGGGGGCCGCGGTGGGGATGGCGGCGCTGTTCGCGGCGGCGGCGAATACGCCGCTCGCGTTGTCCATCATGGCGGTGGAGCTGGTGGGCGCGGGGGTGCTCCCGCACGTGATGATTGTGGCGACGGTGGCGTATCTACTGACGGGGCACCGCGGGATTTATCCGGCGCAACGGATTGGGCGTAGCAAGCACGGTGGGCCGCTGCTCGCGCGGTGGGTGCCGTTGCGGGAGATGGAGGAGGCCCGGGAGAAGCCCGGGCCCCGTGGGTCAGTAGGGCCGGAGAATCACGGCTCCGGGTAG